A DNA window from Candidatus Krumholzibacteriia bacterium contains the following coding sequences:
- a CDS encoding choice-of-anchor X domain-containing protein has protein sequence MKTLFTLLAFVALTASPALAQTYNAAGDFNGWDNAGNPMYDDGTNGDMVAGDGIHSVEIVIPTAGRYEWKATAFGSWDSSWPISGNSWLITSTDNETVLFTFDANVPGDGWMPDGNVPHSSHTRGDPYVLVGSLGDELGGADWDPAGSLVMHDDGLDGDIIAGDGVYTFVGDIATAGTYEWKVAVNNDWAEQFGADGPSINASTVQIEVTDPVSLRFLLDANSGRITWALAEEPVDTDDSSWGAVKESFR, from the coding sequence ATGAAGACATTGTTCACGCTCCTGGCGTTCGTCGCCCTGACCGCCAGCCCCGCGCTCGCCCAGACGTACAACGCGGCCGGCGACTTCAACGGCTGGGACAACGCCGGCAATCCGATGTACGACGACGGCACCAACGGTGACATGGTCGCCGGCGACGGCATCCACAGTGTGGAGATCGTCATCCCCACCGCGGGTCGTTACGAATGGAAGGCCACCGCGTTCGGCAGCTGGGACAGCTCGTGGCCGATCAGCGGCAACAGCTGGCTGATCACCAGCACCGACAACGAGACCGTCCTGTTCACCTTCGATGCGAACGTCCCCGGCGACGGCTGGATGCCCGACGGCAACGTCCCGCACAGCAGCCACACGCGCGGCGACCCCTACGTTCTGGTCGGCAGCCTGGGCGACGAACTCGGCGGCGCCGACTGGGATCCAGCTGGCAGCCTGGTCATGCACGACGACGGCCTCGACGGTGACATCATCGCCGGCGACGGCGTGTACACCTTCGTCGGCGACATCGCCACCGCCGGTACCTACGAGTGGAAGGTCGCGGTGAACAACGACTGGGCCGAGCAGTTCGGCGCCGACGGTCCGAGCATCAACGCCTCGACCGTGCAGATCGAGGTGACCGATCCCGTGTCGTTGCGCTTCCTGCTCGACGCCAACAGCGGCCGCATCACCTGGGCGCTCGCCGAAGAACCGGTCGACACCGACGATTCCTCGTGGGGCGCGGTGAAGGAGTCGTTCCGCTAG
- a CDS encoding DUF2089 domain-containing protein, producing MDISKARCPECERSMAVARMVCDRCDVQLEGEFEVPPLARLPLEDQAFVIAFIRNHGHIKKMEGLFGISYPTVKNRLNAIAAELDATFDAPSDNELVLDRLARGEISVEQALERLEP from the coding sequence ATGGACATCTCCAAGGCCCGTTGCCCCGAGTGCGAACGCTCCATGGCGGTGGCCCGCATGGTGTGCGATCGCTGCGACGTGCAGCTCGAGGGCGAGTTCGAGGTCCCGCCGCTGGCGCGGCTGCCGCTCGAGGACCAGGCCTTCGTCATCGCGTTCATCCGCAACCACGGGCACATCAAGAAGATGGAAGGCCTGTTCGGGATCAGTTACCCGACCGTGAAGAACCGCCTGAACGCGATCGCGGCGGAGCTCGACGCCACCTTCGACGCTCCGTCGGACAACGAGCTCGTGCTCGACCGGCTCGCCCGCGGCGAGATCTCGGTCGAGCAGGCGCTGGAGAGGTTGGAACCATGA